The genomic stretch CTCATTTGCACAATTTATGCCACATGAGAAACGTGTTCTTAAACGTTTCCGCTCATGGATACGCTTTTGTTATGCAAAAACAACGATTCGCTCACAAATCCATACCTTCGAGACATTTTTAAATCAAAATGCTCTTTGGCAACCACTTTTTAATGAAGAGCCATATCGTTGCAATACATTATTACGTAAATATTGTGATAACCGTTTCTCAGCTGAAGAACGTTTGCGTATGATTTGCCATAATTTCATTTTGGCTGAAAATTATCTTGGAAAACCACTTTGTCAAAAGCTCATTAGTGAACAAAAACTTTTACTCGCTAATTTAACTGAAGATTTACAAGTTTATTTGAATATCAACCGAATCGATCCTTTTGAAGGATTCTTTTCATTAAATATTCTGACGAGTGAAAAAGAACGAGTCTATGACGCCTCCTTCACTTTCTTACCGCCCAATAAGATCCTTATTGCAAGTATCCAAGGTCCAAAAGGTGAAGATGCAGCACAACTTGTAAAAACCGCAACAAAATCATTGTTCGGCGTTCGCCCAATGTTTATGCTAGTTAATATTTTCAAAATGCTTGCCCAAGACTTACAGCTCGACCTTGAAGGTATTGCTCATAAAAACCAAGGTAAATACCGTTTTAACGATCACACCAAATTACTTTTCAATTATGATGAATTTTGGAGCGAAAATCAGGGCGTATTAAATGCAGATGGCTATTGGCATCTCCCGCTCGACATTGAACGTAAACCACTAGAAGAAATCCAAAGTAAAAAACGTTCCATGTATAAAAAACGCTACGCTATGTTAGATGAAACTGCGCAGCAAATTACTCGTTTCTTTAAGGAGAACGTATGACAATCATTATTACCGTAGATGGACCAAGCGGTGCAGGTAAAGGTACCCTTTGCTATGCACTTGCAGAAAATTTTAATTATCAATTACTTGATAGTGGCGCCATTTACCGTGTATGTGGTTTAGCCGCATTACAACAAAATATTCATTTAGACGATGAAGAAGCTCTTACAGCCCTTGCTAAAGGCCTCGACCTTCGTTTTTG from Actinobacillus delphinicola encodes the following:
- a CDS encoding VirK/YbjX family protein; the protein is MTKNSVYKFPSFAQFMPHEKRVLKRFRSWIRFCYAKTTIRSQIHTFETFLNQNALWQPLFNEEPYRCNTLLRKYCDNRFSAEERLRMICHNFILAENYLGKPLCQKLISEQKLLLANLTEDLQVYLNINRIDPFEGFFSLNILTSEKERVYDASFTFLPPNKILIASIQGPKGEDAAQLVKTATKSLFGVRPMFMLVNIFKMLAQDLQLDLEGIAHKNQGKYRFNDHTKLLFNYDEFWSENQGVLNADGYWHLPLDIERKPLEEIQSKKRSMYKKRYAMLDETAQQITRFFKENV